In Modestobacter versicolor, a single genomic region encodes these proteins:
- a CDS encoding SRPBCC domain-containing protein, which yields MTTPAFDPAHDLALQRVIRAPREDVWRAWTTPALLERWWVPAPTQSRVDVLDVRPGGGFVTCMSEDGRSFVPHTDSVFLLVEEGRRLVFTNAVTSAWRPASPEPVAMTAEIVLGEHPEGTDYRAVVRHGDPASRDRHEELGFLDGWGSVTAALAALVEQGAAS from the coding sequence GTGACGACCCCTGCGTTCGACCCCGCGCACGACCTGGCGCTGCAGCGCGTCATCCGCGCCCCACGCGAGGACGTCTGGCGCGCTTGGACCACCCCGGCGCTCCTGGAGCGCTGGTGGGTGCCCGCGCCGACGCAGAGCCGGGTCGACGTGCTCGACGTGCGCCCCGGGGGCGGCTTCGTCACCTGCATGAGCGAGGACGGCCGCAGCTTCGTCCCGCACACCGACTCCGTCTTCCTGCTCGTCGAGGAGGGGCGCCGCCTGGTGTTCACCAACGCGGTCACCAGCGCGTGGCGGCCGGCGTCCCCCGAGCCGGTGGCGATGACCGCCGAGATCGTGCTCGGCGAGCACCCGGAGGGCACCGACTACCGGGCGGTCGTCCGGCACGGCGACCCCGCCTCCCGCGACCGGCACGAGGAGCTCGGCTTCCTCGACGGCTGGGGTTCGGTGACCGCGGCGCTGGCCGCCCTCGTCGAGCAGGGCGCGGCGTCGTGA
- a CDS encoding ArsR/SmtB family transcription factor, with amino-acid sequence MAQHEDELDGVFVALADPTRRQVVRRLGRGPASVGELARPFAMTLPSFMKHVRALEASGLIRTAKSGRVRTCVLNRDRLGLLDDWLAEERRGWEARTDRLEHVVTHPEETP; translated from the coding sequence ATGGCACAGCATGAGGACGAGCTGGACGGGGTCTTCGTCGCGCTCGCCGACCCGACCCGTCGGCAGGTGGTCCGCCGGCTGGGCCGGGGACCGGCCAGCGTCGGCGAGCTCGCGCGTCCGTTCGCGATGACCCTGCCGTCGTTCATGAAGCACGTGCGCGCCCTGGAGGCGAGCGGCCTCATCCGGACGGCGAAGTCCGGGCGGGTGCGCACCTGCGTCCTCAACCGCGACCGCCTCGGGCTGCTGGACGACTGGCTGGCCGAGGAGCGGCGCGGCTGGGAGGCCCGCACCGACCGCCTGGAGCACGTCGTGACCCACCCGGAGGAGACCCCGTGA
- a CDS encoding Ltp family lipoprotein: MSQPPFQQPPQQWWPPTGPPTPGPPPRTAQPVHRRAWFLALAGVVVLLVGIGIGAAGGSTPTRPVADDTSVAGPARATTTVTAPAPAPATVTVTATPPAAATAKAPQPAPAPAPAPAPAPAPAPAPAPAPGQTAGQRNALGSANDYLDYSAFSRSGLIEQLEYEGYSTADATWAVDNTGADWNEQAAKSAQAYLDFTSFSRAGLVEQLEYEGFTREQAEYGVSQTGL, from the coding sequence ATGAGCCAGCCGCCCTTCCAGCAACCGCCGCAGCAGTGGTGGCCGCCCACCGGCCCGCCCACCCCCGGGCCGCCGCCGCGGACCGCACAGCCGGTCCACCGGCGGGCGTGGTTCCTCGCGCTGGCCGGCGTCGTGGTGCTGCTGGTCGGCATCGGGATCGGCGCGGCGGGCGGCAGCACGCCGACCAGGCCGGTGGCCGACGACACCTCGGTCGCCGGGCCGGCGCGGGCGACGACGACGGTCACCGCCCCGGCTCCGGCACCCGCGACGGTGACCGTGACGGCGACGCCGCCCGCCGCCGCGACGGCCAAGGCACCCCAGCCCGCCCCTGCACCGGCGCCCGCACCCGCGCCCGCCCCGGCTCCAGCCCCGGCACCCGCGCCCGCGCCCGGGCAGACCGCCGGGCAGCGGAACGCGCTTGGGTCGGCCAACGACTACCTCGACTACTCGGCGTTCTCCCGGTCGGGGCTCATCGAGCAGCTGGAGTACGAGGGCTACTCGACCGCCGACGCCACGTGGGCCGTGGACAACACCGGTGCCGACTGGAACGAGCAGGCGGCCAAGAGCGCCCAGGCCTACCTCGACTTCACGTCGTTCTCCCGGGCCGGGCTGGTCGAGCAGCTCGAGTACGAGGGCTTCACCCGCGAGCAGGCCGAGTACGGGGTCAGCCAGACCGGCCTCTGA
- a CDS encoding NAD(P)/FAD-dependent oxidoreductase, producing the protein MAQRVAVVGGGVLGASTAARLAAGGAEVTLLTESTLASGASGRSLSWLNSAGPYREEYRRLRLLGLERYRALPDGGAHVRFDGGLHWGDGARDAFTRQQQVGYPAEWLSPEDVAGRVPGVDPAAVAAEGAVLNPDEGWVDLPSLVGQLVGDLTTAGGEVRTGAGRCEPVVRGGRVVGVRGGDGAVHAGDAVVLATGAAVPAALAELGVPVPDATSLALLVRTAPVDTPLHAVLNTPRVALRPAPGGGLVLDAAWSEEEVVARDDGTFEVRDATVAGLLREASHVLAGRPLLTAASWGAGRKPIPGDGQPVVGAVPGVDGLHVAFTHSGATLGLVVGELLAEEVLTGEPSSLLATFRVDRFG; encoded by the coding sequence GTGGCACAGCGAGTGGCGGTCGTCGGCGGTGGGGTGCTCGGTGCGTCCACCGCGGCACGGCTGGCGGCCGGTGGCGCCGAGGTCACGCTGCTGACCGAGAGCACGTTGGCCAGCGGGGCGTCGGGGCGGTCGCTGTCCTGGCTCAACTCCGCCGGCCCGTACCGCGAGGAATACCGCCGGCTCCGGTTGCTCGGTCTCGAGCGCTACCGCGCCCTCCCGGACGGCGGCGCGCACGTGCGCTTCGACGGCGGGCTGCACTGGGGCGACGGCGCGCGCGACGCCTTCACCCGCCAGCAGCAGGTCGGCTACCCGGCCGAGTGGCTGTCGCCGGAGGACGTCGCCGGGCGGGTGCCCGGCGTCGACCCGGCCGCCGTCGCCGCAGAAGGCGCGGTGCTGAACCCGGACGAGGGGTGGGTGGACCTGCCGTCGCTGGTCGGCCAGCTGGTGGGTGACCTGACCACCGCCGGGGGAGAGGTCCGGACCGGCGCCGGCCGGTGCGAACCCGTCGTCCGGGGCGGGCGGGTGGTGGGCGTGCGCGGCGGCGACGGTGCGGTGCACGCGGGCGACGCCGTCGTGCTGGCCACCGGAGCCGCCGTCCCAGCGGCGCTCGCCGAGCTCGGCGTTCCGGTGCCCGATGCGACGTCCCTCGCCCTGCTGGTGCGCACCGCGCCGGTCGACACGCCGCTGCACGCCGTGCTCAACACGCCTCGCGTCGCCCTGCGGCCGGCTCCGGGCGGGGGGCTCGTGCTGGACGCGGCCTGGTCGGAGGAGGAGGTCGTCGCCCGGGACGACGGCACGTTCGAGGTCCGCGACGCGACGGTCGCCGGTCTGCTGCGCGAGGCCTCGCACGTGCTGGCCGGGCGTCCGCTGCTGACGGCGGCGTCCTGGGGCGCGGGCCGCAAGCCGATCCCGGGCGACGGGCAGCCCGTGGTCGGCGCCGTCCCCGGCGTCGACGGGCTGCACGTCGCGTTCACCCACAGCGGCGCGACGCTCGGCCTGGTCGTCGGCGAGCTGCTCGCCGAGGAGGTGCTCACCGGGGAACCCAGCTCGCTGCTCGCGACCTTCCGGGTCGACCGCTTCGGTTGA
- a CDS encoding helix-turn-helix domain-containing protein yields MAQNLVGEYLRARREQVRPADVGITVTSSRRVAGLRRDELAMLAGISTEYYTRLEQGRDRHPSAQVLDAVARALGLDTASAAHLHDLADPAPRRRRAPRRSERVRPSVAQLLAAWDRTPAFVQGRHLDVLAANPLAVALSPLFRPGTNLLRAVLLDPSASGLEHDREATAAELVAVLRRAAGPDVDDPRLAELVGELSVRSDLFRRLWARHDVRRHPGGGVYRVQHPQVGDLELRYDKFSVADAGDQVLVVYQAEPGSRSAEALALLSSLSDATAPAVRTA; encoded by the coding sequence GTGGCGCAGAACCTGGTCGGTGAGTACCTGCGGGCCCGCCGGGAGCAGGTGCGCCCGGCGGACGTCGGGATCACGGTGACCAGCTCCCGCCGGGTCGCCGGCCTGCGCCGCGACGAGCTGGCGATGCTCGCCGGCATCAGCACCGAGTACTACACGCGGCTGGAGCAGGGGCGCGACCGGCACCCGTCCGCCCAGGTCCTCGACGCGGTCGCCCGGGCTCTCGGGCTGGACACCGCATCTGCCGCGCACCTGCACGACCTCGCGGACCCCGCGCCGCGGCGCCGGCGTGCGCCCCGCCGCAGCGAGCGGGTCCGGCCGAGCGTCGCGCAGCTGCTGGCCGCCTGGGACCGGACGCCCGCCTTCGTGCAGGGGCGCCACCTCGACGTGCTGGCCGCCAACCCGCTGGCCGTGGCCCTGTCCCCGCTCTTCCGCCCGGGCACGAACCTGCTCCGCGCCGTCCTGCTCGACCCCAGCGCCTCCGGCCTCGAGCACGACCGGGAGGCGACCGCCGCCGAGCTGGTCGCCGTCCTGCGCCGCGCCGCGGGTCCGGACGTCGACGACCCGCGGCTGGCCGAGCTGGTCGGCGAGCTGTCGGTGCGCAGCGACCTGTTCCGGCGGCTGTGGGCGCGGCACGACGTGCGCCGGCACCCCGGCGGGGGCGTCTACCGGGTGCAGCACCCGCAGGTCGGTGACCTGGAGCTGCGCTACGACAAGTTCTCCGTCGCGGACGCCGGGGACCAGGTGCTCGTCGTCTACCAGGCAGAGCCCGGCTCCCGGTCGGCCGAGGCCCTGGCCCTGCTCTCCTCCCTGTCGGACGCGACCGCGCCGGCGGTCAGGACGGCGTGA
- a CDS encoding response regulator has protein sequence MIRVLLADDQALLRSTFRMLIDAQDDLTVVGEAADGAQAVDLTRRHHPDLVVMDIRMPVLDGVAATRQICADPDLTGTRVLVLTTFESDEHVAAALKAGASGFLGKDVSTAGLLDGIRTVVAGEALLSPVATRVLVDRFLASPDGVGDLPRGLLPTLTDREREITGLAALGLSNQEIAARLVVSPLTVRTHVHRAMAKLGARDRAQLVVIAYQEGLVRAP, from the coding sequence ATGATCCGGGTGCTTCTCGCCGACGACCAGGCGCTGCTGCGCTCGACGTTCCGCATGCTCATCGACGCGCAGGACGACCTGACGGTCGTCGGCGAGGCCGCAGACGGCGCGCAGGCGGTCGACCTGACCCGGCGCCACCACCCGGACCTGGTGGTGATGGACATCCGGATGCCGGTGCTCGACGGCGTGGCGGCGACCCGGCAGATCTGCGCCGACCCCGACCTGACCGGCACCCGGGTGCTGGTCCTGACCACCTTCGAGTCCGACGAGCACGTGGCCGCCGCGCTCAAGGCCGGCGCCAGCGGTTTCCTCGGCAAGGACGTCTCGACCGCCGGGCTGCTCGACGGCATCCGCACCGTCGTCGCCGGCGAGGCGCTGCTCTCACCGGTCGCCACCCGGGTGCTGGTCGACCGGTTTCTCGCCAGCCCGGACGGCGTCGGCGACCTGCCCCGAGGGCTCCTGCCCACGCTGACCGACCGCGAGCGCGAGATCACCGGGCTGGCCGCGCTGGGCCTGTCCAACCAGGAGATTGCCGCGCGGCTGGTGGTGAGCCCGCTGACGGTGCGCACCCACGTGCACCGGGCGATGGCGAAGCTGGGCGCCCGCGATCGCGCCCAGCTCGTCGTCATCGCCTACCAGGAGGGCCTGGTCCGGGCCCCCTGA
- a CDS encoding dihydrofolate reductase family protein → MKVAVLQFVALDGVNQGPGSADEDTTDGFDRGGWLVPHLDDDFVRQTSDWLDLADGLLLGRRTYEAFARDWPQIADPDPFTARMNALPKYVVSSTLTAGTWEPTTVLTGDPLAAVRALREQPGRELQVHGSARLAASLLAAGVVDVVRLAVAPAVVGRGRRLFDGPDVGLRLVSHRATPNGVLVLEYEPTGAAPRAEYAGVSAFG, encoded by the coding sequence GTGAAGGTCGCCGTCCTGCAGTTCGTCGCCCTGGACGGCGTCAACCAGGGGCCCGGCTCCGCGGACGAGGACACCACCGACGGGTTCGACCGCGGCGGGTGGCTCGTGCCCCACCTGGACGACGACTTCGTGCGGCAGACCTCGGACTGGCTGGACCTGGCCGACGGGCTGCTGCTCGGGCGGCGCACCTACGAGGCGTTCGCCCGCGACTGGCCGCAGATCGCCGATCCCGACCCGTTCACCGCCCGGATGAACGCGCTGCCGAAGTACGTCGTCAGCAGCACCCTCACCGCCGGCACCTGGGAACCGACCACGGTGCTGACCGGCGACCCGCTCGCCGCGGTCCGCGCGCTGAGGGAGCAGCCGGGCCGGGAGCTGCAGGTGCACGGCAGCGCCCGCCTGGCCGCGTCGCTGCTGGCGGCGGGTGTGGTCGACGTCGTCCGGCTCGCGGTCGCCCCTGCCGTCGTCGGCCGTGGACGGCGGTTGTTCGACGGCCCGGACGTCGGCCTGCGGCTCGTCTCGCACCGGGCGACGCCGAACGGCGTCCTGGTGCTCGAGTACGAGCCGACCGGTGCCGCACCCCGCGCCGAGTACGCGGGGGTCTCGGCCTTCGGCTGA
- a CDS encoding SDR family NAD(P)-dependent oxidoreductase — translation MTTTVITGGNKSLGYETARRLKEHGHRVVIGARDAERGRQAAEELGVEWVQIDVTSDESVAKAAADVRARFGGLDVLVNNAGISGPFAAVDEFDGPSVLAVLDTNTVGIVRTTHAFLPLLRESAAPVVVNVTSGLGSFTVRGDESRIEHSLPTLGYSASKAAVNMITSVYAQFLPELRVNTVDPGYTATDFNGHSGPQTVTEGTDAIVAMATIGADGPTGTFTDRHGAVGW, via the coding sequence ATGACGACGACAGTGATCACGGGTGGCAACAAGAGCCTCGGCTACGAGACGGCCCGGCGGCTGAAGGAGCACGGGCACCGGGTGGTCATCGGCGCCCGCGACGCCGAGCGCGGGCGGCAGGCCGCCGAGGAGCTGGGCGTGGAGTGGGTGCAGATCGACGTGACCTCCGACGAGTCGGTGGCCAAGGCCGCCGCCGACGTGCGGGCGCGGTTCGGCGGGCTGGACGTGCTGGTCAACAACGCCGGCATCTCCGGGCCGTTCGCCGCGGTCGACGAGTTCGACGGGCCGTCGGTGCTGGCCGTGCTGGACACCAACACCGTGGGCATCGTCCGGACGACGCACGCCTTCCTGCCGCTGCTGCGCGAGTCGGCGGCGCCGGTGGTGGTGAACGTGACCAGCGGGCTGGGCTCGTTCACCGTGCGCGGTGACGAGTCGCGGATCGAGCACTCGCTGCCGACGCTGGGCTACTCGGCCAGCAAGGCGGCGGTCAACATGATCACCTCCGTCTACGCCCAGTTCCTGCCCGAGCTCCGGGTCAACACGGTCGACCCGGGCTACACGGCGACCGACTTCAACGGCCACTCCGGCCCGCAGACCGTCACCGAGGGCACCGACGCGATCGTCGCGATGGCGACCATCGGCGCCGACGGCCCGACCGGCACCTTCACCGACCGGCACGGCGCCGTCGGCTGGTGA
- a CDS encoding helix-turn-helix transcriptional regulator, producing the protein MADRGDFAALLRAWRERLQPAAVGFPTGNRRTSGLRREEVALLAGVSVDYLVRLEQGRADRPSAQVVASLARVLQLSDLERDQLHLAAGLPAPLPSAVPTHIPASVQRLLARLPDVAVGVWTAHWTLLTANAAWVALLGPMRPGLNLVVAQFTGRAPEVVWEEGDHERHERALVSDLRTAMIRYPDDPAVRAVIAELQAYPRFAQLWAEGTVVEHRFQSKTFVHPLVGEVTLDCDVLTAIGTDLRIVAYTAEPGTEDASRFDLIRTLGAVEVTPS; encoded by the coding sequence ATGGCTGACCGAGGGGACTTCGCGGCGCTGCTGCGTGCGTGGCGCGAACGGCTGCAGCCGGCGGCGGTGGGGTTCCCCACGGGCAACCGCCGCACCAGCGGGCTCCGCCGGGAGGAGGTCGCCCTGCTGGCCGGCGTCTCGGTCGACTACCTCGTCCGGCTCGAGCAGGGGCGGGCCGACCGGCCGTCGGCCCAGGTCGTCGCCTCGCTGGCCCGCGTCCTGCAGCTGTCCGACCTCGAGCGCGACCAGCTGCACCTCGCCGCCGGCCTGCCCGCGCCGCTGCCGAGCGCCGTCCCGACGCACATCCCGGCCAGCGTGCAGCGGCTGCTCGCCCGCCTGCCGGACGTCGCCGTCGGCGTCTGGACGGCGCACTGGACGCTGCTGACCGCCAACGCGGCGTGGGTCGCGCTGCTCGGCCCGATGCGCCCCGGCCTCAACCTGGTCGTCGCGCAGTTCACCGGCCGGGCCCCCGAGGTCGTGTGGGAGGAGGGCGACCACGAGCGGCACGAGCGCGCCCTGGTGTCTGACCTGCGGACGGCGATGATCCGCTACCCCGACGACCCGGCGGTGCGGGCCGTGATCGCCGAGCTGCAGGCGTACCCGCGCTTCGCCCAGCTGTGGGCCGAGGGCACCGTGGTCGAGCACCGGTTCCAGTCCAAGACCTTCGTGCACCCGCTCGTCGGTGAGGTGACGCTGGACTGCGACGTCCTCACCGCCATCGGCACCGACCTGCGGATCGTCGCCTACACGGCCGAGCCGGGCACCGAGGACGCGTCCCGGTTCGACCTGATCCGCACCCTCGGGGCGGTGGAGGTCACGCCGTCCTGA
- a CDS encoding M48 family metalloprotease — MTGYVLRRSALSLTLLAALLAAGGGVLVVLGAPLWVPIVLAVVLVAVQYAVAPALIQWLIPATRVPWADGEYQTGHPVGAIVARRCAGAGVGPVRLGIVEDGTPNAFTFGHTRGNARIYVTRGLLERLDERELDAVVSHEVGHVKHNDVLAMAIASTVPVLLYYVFLALRNDRNANTAIPAVISYIGYLLSQLVVLALSRARELGADHYSCSVTGDGDALCSALVTIGYGMGQVDAERAAAAHEAAQNKQKERRKALAKEDRRHQRMRAAGLLGIADQGQGATVLAARERGLEPREVIGALRWDTCNPWARWTQLFSTHPLIVRRIAALEDSGLPGAPQRWSAHEVARSCVGPELARARRRFWLELPVRYLPLIALLVGAVAWGSDDWLLLAQAGTVGGVALLVRTAFGRPLGSSRPTSRVTELLTRLDASPVTGLPVELRGRVVGRGTPGYVLSPDLVVQDESGFVPVLYQQPWPFARSLFGLLRVPDLVDADVVVRGWYRRSPAPVLELRELVPADGRRVRGFQWVVAYALAVAIAAVGGAAWLLISLTG, encoded by the coding sequence ATGACCGGCTACGTGCTCCGCCGCTCCGCGCTCTCCCTGACCCTGCTCGCCGCGCTGCTCGCCGCGGGCGGTGGGGTGCTGGTCGTCCTCGGTGCCCCGCTGTGGGTGCCGATCGTGCTGGCGGTGGTGCTCGTCGCCGTCCAGTACGCGGTCGCGCCCGCCCTGATCCAGTGGCTCATCCCGGCCACCCGGGTCCCCTGGGCCGACGGGGAGTACCAGACCGGTCACCCGGTCGGCGCCATCGTCGCCCGGCGCTGCGCCGGGGCCGGCGTCGGGCCGGTGCGCCTCGGCATCGTCGAGGACGGGACGCCGAACGCGTTCACGTTCGGCCACACCCGCGGCAACGCCCGCATCTACGTGACCCGCGGGCTCCTCGAGCGCCTGGACGAGCGCGAGCTGGACGCCGTCGTCAGCCACGAGGTCGGCCACGTCAAGCACAACGACGTCCTCGCCATGGCGATCGCCAGCACCGTGCCCGTCCTCCTCTACTACGTCTTCCTCGCGCTGCGGAACGACCGGAACGCCAACACCGCCATCCCGGCGGTGATCAGCTACATCGGCTACCTGCTCTCGCAGCTGGTCGTGCTGGCCCTCAGCCGGGCCCGCGAGCTCGGCGCCGACCACTACAGCTGCTCGGTCACCGGTGACGGTGACGCGCTCTGCTCCGCGCTGGTCACCATCGGCTACGGGATGGGCCAGGTGGACGCGGAGCGAGCGGCCGCCGCGCACGAGGCGGCGCAGAACAAGCAGAAGGAGCGGCGGAAGGCGCTGGCGAAGGAGGACCGGCGGCACCAGCGCATGCGGGCGGCCGGTCTGCTCGGCATCGCCGACCAGGGACAGGGGGCCACCGTCCTGGCCGCCCGGGAACGCGGTCTCGAGCCACGCGAGGTGATCGGCGCGCTCCGCTGGGACACCTGCAACCCGTGGGCCCGCTGGACCCAGCTGTTCAGCACCCACCCGCTGATCGTGCGGCGCATCGCCGCCCTGGAGGACAGCGGGCTGCCCGGCGCCCCGCAACGGTGGAGCGCGCACGAGGTGGCGCGGTCCTGCGTCGGCCCGGAGCTGGCCAGGGCGCGACGGCGCTTCTGGCTGGAGCTGCCGGTGCGGTACCTGCCGCTGATCGCGCTCCTGGTCGGCGCGGTCGCGTGGGGGTCGGACGACTGGCTGCTGCTCGCGCAGGCCGGCACCGTCGGCGGCGTGGCACTGCTCGTGCGCACCGCCTTCGGCCGTCCGCTCGGCTCCAGCCGGCCCACGTCCCGGGTCACCGAGCTGCTGACCCGGCTCGATGCCAGCCCCGTCACCGGGCTGCCGGTGGAGCTCCGCGGGCGGGTGGTCGGTCGCGGCACCCCCGGCTACGTGCTGAGCCCCGACCTGGTCGTGCAGGACGAGTCCGGCTTCGTGCCGGTGCTCTACCAGCAGCCGTGGCCCTTCGCCCGCAGCCTGTTCGGCCTGCTCCGGGTCCCCGACCTGGTGGACGCGGACGTCGTCGTCCGCGGCTGGTACCGGCGCAGCCCGGCGCCGGTGCTGGAGCTGCGCGAGCTGGTGCCGGCCGATGGCAGGCGCGTGCGCGGCTTCCAGTGGGTGGTCGCGTACGCCCTGGCCGTGGCGATCGCAGCGGTCGGCGGAGCTGCCTGGCTGCTCATCTCGCTCACCGGCTGA
- a CDS encoding SDR family oxidoreductase encodes MTRTWLVTGVSSGFGRQLAEQLLARGDRVAGTVRRPEAVADLVEAHGDAFSVHLLDLTDTDRIREVVDAAHAWAGRLDVVVSNAGYGLFGAAEELTDEQVRHQLDTNLLGSIQLIRAALPHLRAAGGGRVLQLSSSAGQVAWPGSSLYNAAKWGIEGFCEAVAAEVAPFGVGVTIVEPGGARTDFGHGGLRFADPLAAYDGSPAAAVRAFRDGGPPGVVGDPARMAAAMIASVDQHPAPLRLVLGTDAWTAVTATLEARLAAVLPQREVAASTDA; translated from the coding sequence ATGACACGAACCTGGCTCGTCACCGGGGTGAGCAGCGGCTTCGGCCGGCAGCTCGCCGAGCAGCTGCTGGCCCGCGGCGACCGCGTCGCCGGCACCGTGCGGCGCCCCGAGGCCGTCGCCGACCTGGTCGAGGCCCACGGCGACGCCTTCTCCGTCCACCTCCTCGACCTCACCGACACCGACCGCATCCGCGAGGTGGTCGATGCCGCGCACGCCTGGGCCGGCCGGCTCGACGTCGTCGTCAGCAACGCCGGCTACGGGTTGTTCGGCGCCGCCGAGGAGCTCACCGACGAGCAGGTGCGGCACCAGCTCGACACGAACCTGCTGGGCTCGATCCAGCTCATCCGGGCCGCGTTACCGCACCTGCGCGCCGCCGGTGGCGGGCGGGTTCTGCAGCTGTCCTCCTCGGCCGGGCAGGTCGCCTGGCCGGGCTCCTCGCTCTACAACGCGGCGAAGTGGGGCATCGAGGGCTTCTGCGAGGCCGTCGCCGCCGAGGTCGCGCCGTTCGGCGTGGGCGTGACGATCGTCGAACCGGGCGGCGCCCGCACCGACTTCGGGCACGGCGGGCTCCGCTTCGCCGACCCGCTCGCCGCCTACGACGGCTCGCCTGCCGCGGCCGTGCGGGCCTTTCGCGACGGCGGCCCGCCCGGGGTCGTCGGTGACCCGGCGCGGATGGCCGCGGCCATGATCGCCAGCGTCGACCAGCACCCCGCGCCGCTCCGGCTGGTGCTCGGCACCGACGCCTGGACCGCGGTGACCGCGACGCTCGAGGCCCGGCTCGCGGCGGTGCTGCCGCAGCGCGAGGTCGCTGCCTCCACCGACGCCTGA
- a CDS encoding sensor histidine kinase — translation MSTGRVGVRDAAAALVAFLFAALGASIGTQGIVGPAVLVPGVLLSLVASGALLVAARWPRAATAVAICCETAACALGYLPTPLLLAPLIGCLYWLTVVGSVRAVAWWTGVAVAAVILGGLTDTPTGGSLVLRTVGVALWLLPAVFAGRTTQAHRSYLEVVRARAEDAERTRDDEVRHRVGEERLRIARELHDVVAHHLAVAHAQAGTAGHLLDERPAQARELVAGLSTSTSAALRELKATVAVLRSADDETSADPVPAPGLDRLDDLVEPCRAAGIEVTVLRHGSLAGLPALVDLTAFRFVQEALTNVTKHAVEPSVTVTLTRTDDTFSVEVVNTGVRPGPTGSGYGLIGMRERALALGGSVVAGPVGSDRYAVTLAVPLAPWEGPR, via the coding sequence ATGAGCACCGGCCGGGTCGGGGTGCGGGACGCGGCGGCCGCGCTCGTCGCGTTCCTCTTCGCCGCCCTCGGTGCCAGCATCGGCACCCAGGGGATCGTCGGTCCGGCCGTGCTCGTCCCCGGCGTGCTGCTCAGCCTGGTCGCCAGCGGAGCACTGCTCGTCGCGGCCCGGTGGCCGCGCGCCGCGACGGCCGTGGCGATCTGCTGCGAGACCGCCGCGTGCGCGCTCGGCTACCTGCCCACGCCGTTGCTGCTCGCCCCGCTGATCGGCTGCCTGTACTGGCTCACCGTCGTCGGGTCGGTGCGGGCGGTCGCGTGGTGGACCGGCGTCGCGGTGGCCGCGGTCATCCTGGGCGGCCTGACGGACACCCCCACCGGCGGCTCGCTGGTGCTGCGCACCGTCGGCGTCGCGCTGTGGCTGCTGCCCGCGGTGTTCGCCGGCCGGACGACGCAGGCCCACCGGTCCTACCTCGAGGTGGTGCGGGCCCGCGCCGAGGACGCCGAGCGCACCCGGGACGACGAGGTCCGGCACCGGGTGGGCGAGGAACGCCTGCGCATCGCCCGCGAGCTGCACGACGTCGTCGCGCACCACCTCGCGGTCGCCCATGCGCAGGCCGGCACGGCGGGCCACCTGCTGGACGAGCGCCCGGCGCAGGCCCGGGAGCTGGTGGCCGGGCTGAGCACCTCCACGTCGGCGGCGCTGCGGGAGCTCAAGGCCACCGTGGCGGTGCTGCGCAGTGCCGACGACGAGACCTCGGCGGACCCCGTCCCGGCACCGGGTCTCGACCGGCTCGACGACCTGGTCGAGCCCTGCCGCGCGGCCGGGATCGAGGTCACGGTGCTCCGGCACGGGTCACTGGCCGGCCTGCCCGCACTGGTCGACCTCACCGCGTTCCGGTTCGTCCAGGAGGCCCTCACGAACGTCACCAAGCACGCGGTCGAGCCGTCGGTCACGGTCACCCTGACCCGGACCGACGACACCTTCTCCGTCGAGGTGGTGAACACCGGCGTCCGGCCGGGCCCGACCGGGTCGGGCTACGGGCTGATCGGGATGCGCGAGCGCGCGCTCGCGCTGGGCGGCTCGGTGGTCGCGGGCCCGGTCGGCTCCGATCGGTACGCGGTGACCCTCGCCGTCCCGCTGGCGCCCTGGGAGGGACCCCGATGA